ACTCATTCTCATCTGTTGTTGGTACACTTTTTAGTGGAAATCTTACCAATTGTTTGTTCCTTtactctttccatttttaaatgttaccATGTTGAATATCAGATGATGTTGTGACTTTTGTTTTAATCGTTGCATATGATACAAAAACTCCATGAGAagaatttttccatatttctgaTTCTTCCATTTGTTTACTTCTTTCTGATGCtcaaaaattttctccttttgacAAATACAGACACTCTTGTCACCTAACATTCCTCTCAGTATCAAGAATATTTTCACCAAAGAaactcctctctgcttcctcccaTTTAAGAGGCAATTACTATTCTTATTGCTATTACTATATACTAGTTTTTGTGTGTAGAATCTAATATAAATGCAGTCATGCAGTATGTAGCCTTGTGTGTCTggattcttttattaaatatagggATCTTGAGTTTTAGTTTGCCTTGCTGCATATTTAGTAGTTTCTGCATTttaattgctgaataatattctattgtctgaaaatatcataatttgtttattCAATCTCCTATTGATAGATATTtgatctatctatttatttatttatttttgctacttatAAAGAAGTAGCAAAGGAATTTCTATTGAAGGCTTCTGTGGacttatattattatttctcttggaATTTATGGGTTTATGccattctgtctctgtctctttttttcttgtattgGCTTCCTAGTGattattttattccaaaaattACAAGATGTATTAGGAAGAATATTCTCTTTCTAAACAGTGTTAGAGTACTTTACTTAAGTACTCATATatgataaattttgtgttttttcccagttttttatgtgataaaagataaatatcattaaatttaCTGCCTTAAACATTTTTGATTGTACAGTTCGAAGatactaagtatattcacattatcGTGGAAATAGCACCCCACCCATTCATCTTCAGAATTCTGCATCTTGCAAAACTAAAATTCTGTACAATTAAACAAATCCCCATTCCCTCTCCTCATcgtccctggcaaccaccattctttctgtcttaataattttttactattataaatagttcatataaatggaatcacacagtataTTTCTGGATTATTTTGCTTAGAATAATGTCCTCAAAGTAGGTCAATGTGATTGTGTGTGTCAGAATTTCTGATATCTTAAGAGTTCAATAATATTCCATATAGCTGCATTTTGCTCatgcatttatctgttgatggatacttgTGTTGCTTTCACATTTTAATAATGCCGCTGTGAATATGGCATataatatttcttcaatattcatctttcaattattttgggtATATTCCCAGAAGTAGAGTTGTTGCATCATTccgtatttttctttttaaagaaaaaccacCATACTGTTTTTTAAAGACCACCATACTCTTTCCTTCAGCAGTTGTGTAAttttacattctcatcaacaATGCACAGTTTCTCCACATTCTGAccagaagttgttttttttctgatttaaaaaaaatagttttaattttttaataacagTCATCCTGATGGGCAGGAGGTGGTATTTCATTTGATTCCTTGAGTTATTGACCATCTAGGATTTCTTCAAAATTATTACTCATCTCCCTTAATCAGTGTTTCAGGACTGAGTCTGAACACTTACATATTTACCTTAATATGTCTCTTTATTAGCTACTTAGTGTCTCTAGGCCTCTGTTTTACCATGTTCAAAATGAACATAACATGAATATAACAGTGCATTTTTGCATTGAGTTGTTCTGGGAGTTAAGTTAGataatttatgttaaaaactTACTACAGTAATGGGGACATAGTAAGGCCTTAATGAATgttggttgttattattttattgctgGGATTTCTGTTATTGCTCTTGtgtcttcaaataatttttgtgctttttgtttGGGGGTACTAATTATCCCTAGAATTAGTGCTCCCTCTTGGCACCAGTGGAAGGGTTTTTATTTCTCACATGGTTCACTGACTATATGCTCAATAATCCCAGGGGTACCAAACACTTGTCTTCAGAGGAAGGAAGCTGATGGCTTCTCAGTCTCTAGATATAAGGGTTCTGTACAGGAAGGAGCAGTGAGACCCCTCTCATGCCAACATAATTAGTCACTAACCTTctctttttatatcattattaCTCTCTGAgtaagcaaatttttttttagctcttctTTATCACTTTCACAGTCTATCAGATGATACTGTGATGTAGTAGGTAAGTTTCAGAGCATTGTAGTGGCAGAAGAGAttggtgggagaggagagagaaaggggtgtgtttgtgtgtgtgtatttaatagCATATGTAAAGGAAAGAGCCTGAGCCTGGGACAGAGGAAatggatatggggggaaaggggTCAAAGGATGAGAGAAGGATTATAGCATAACATgccatggggtggggggtgtgggtATTGGGAGAGACACAAGTGGAACTAGGTAGACactgatagaaataaaaatgagaatatagaGAAGTGCTGGGAAAAGCACCTGAAGAAGTGGAAGAAAAGACTGTTTGTTTGCAGGTTTGAGGGAAGTTTATAGACCCATCAGAATCACACTGTACCAGGGAAGGGGAATATCAGTGGGAACTATTCATAAAATGGTTCAGAATTTGATCACTATCTTGTATTTAATGAAGCAATGAAATCTCCTGAAGAAAGATTAACTCACTTATTCCATGGATTATttgatcaaatatttttaaaaatatctataatgtGCCGGGCTCTGCTTAGTGCTAGGAAATTTTTAGTCACAAAGTGAGGAGCACTCTTGAAAAAATTTTTCTTGGTAATCTGGGGTAAGGCGTTTCTAAACCTGAAAGATCTTCCTCATTCTATTTTCTGTCCTTCATTTTGCAGAAGAAATACAGACATTGAGTGAGGAAGTGGTTATGCATGGATTATAGTATATGATGTTTACATATGACACACTACCATATGATTTCTCAAGTTggaaaaaaatccctaaaatgTTTAttgggagtaaaaaaaaaaaagggtaggtGGGCATTTTTCTTGAGGCATTTGTTCATTAAAAACATGAGCCATGGTGGTTACTGGAGCCTGGGATCAGGTAGGTGTTTGGAGAGATGTTGGTTAAAACATGCAGTATTTCATTTAGGCAGcagaaataaattcaagagatcCATTGTACATCAATATATTCTATACTTAAAATTTCTGTGAGTAGATTTTaggtgttctcaccacaaaataAGTGTCTGAAGCAATACACCTTAGTTAGCTTTATTTAGCCATACCACATACAGTGTACTATACATGTATCAACATATGTTGTAcgcattaaatatataaaatctttattttctaattaaaaataaataattaaaaagaccTGAGTCACTATTAAAGGGATGGCAGTGGAGTAAGGGAATCTCAGTGCCTCTTCAACATAGAAAAGATTAAAGCAAATCTAAAGCATTTGCTTTAGATTATGAAAGCATCttatatgatgtttttaagtgTCTGTGAGCAAGAGGGAGGTCattaaagtataaatataaattttcttcatatattaaaaGGTAAgccatttataaattttaatatcatattatgtgatgtatataaatgtatgtaacactgaaccccattaatatgtacaattaatattactgaaaatgtttaataaaaggaaacaaatttctTGTGACATAAAAACAAATCCTTCCATTTATTGCACCGCAGACAGAGACTATCCTTATGCCCAGAGGTGGGTAGGTAGCTGTTTTGTCCATTAGGTATATGCCTTCAGTGTAGAGAGTGTGCATTGTAGAGAACTTGAGTGGTGAAAAATTCTTGAGATCTGAAATACTTATGCAAGGAAATTGCAAAGTGAAATTAATACTTCTATAAACAGATGACTAGGtaataaaaataggcaaaaaagtAACTCAACTCCTTTATAGTTACTCCTTTATATCTGATGTGGTCTGTAGATAGGTACATTTAAATATGTTGTTATTCTTAATAGAGAATTTTAATAGACAGTCTTCTAAATTGGGGTTGAGTGAGGACTTTAAAAGCCTTTATATAGCTCCCTAAAGAGAAAATGAGTAATACcaaaaaatagagctgggtagGTACttaaagggagaaaagaagacactgggaagaaaaagggaaagcagAATCTAGTCAGAGGCTGCAGGAAGTGGCTCCATTGTTCCTTAGCCTAGACTGATTCTGGTAGTTTGCACTCTAGTTACTTGGTTGTAGAGCTGAAGCTATTCCTGTCACTTCGTGATGTCCCTTGGACTTCTATAAATGATAGAAatagtttctcttttcttcttctgagacAGATGGGTGCTTTTTAGAGCACTTGAAGGAAATCCATTAGGTAGTTCTGAGCCAAGCTAAGTTCATCACTGGTGGACTTGCCTAGTGCTCCCTACAAAGCCCGTGAGTCTGAGTACAAGACACCAGTTCCATCTGAGAGATCTGGTATTGGgctccttttttctctttggatACTTTTTCTATTCCCtttattcttctttcctcctGGGAAAGGAGTTTTCTTTGATCATATTTGAGTGAAAAATAGGACTTTTTAATGTGGCTAAATAGTTATTAAGGTGTTTTGCATACCggaaaaaatacaataagatGACGGCCaatttaataataacaataaacaataataacCATTTTTCTGaccttatatatatattgaatcatttaatcctcacaattaccTCATGAAGTTTATTATTGccacattttataaatgaatttgaaaaaaaatggaggcaTGCAGAAataaagtgacttgcccaagatcatcTAACTAGTCAGGAATGAACTGGAAAAAGAACTGGGTAAGCCTGGTTCTAGAACTTAATGTTCTCACCTACTGTGCTGTGTTCTCTCCCATTCACTATGGCTCCTGGCCTCTTCTCTACAATTCTGGCTCCTTTGTTTTCCTCACTCTATTGGAATTTCTCTTAGAGCTTTGGTACATACTTTCTGTAAACCTTTGGATGTGACTATTTATGCCTGTGTGGTTCCTTTTTTCTCAAACAAGAACCCTTTCTAGGTGTAGGTAGAGAAGCAGCATGGTTGAGATGGAGCCCTCAGAAGCCactgaataaaatgaatattctttCCATAGGTAGTAGGCTTCTTTTCATAACTTCATTAATGGTATCCAGGACTCACTGCCCCTCTAACATGCTGCCTTGGGTATATAGTGTCTCTCACTGCTGGGGTAATATGATATATGAATTGTAAGCAGAAGGCAGGAATTGTTCTTATGAGGACTATATCTGGTACCTTACTATTTTATTGAGAAGGGATATGTAAATAGTAGGGTTGGGAGTGATAGTGGGAAGGCAAATATCCAATAAATTTCCTTCTAAGGAAACTGAATTTGTTTTCTGGTGGGAATTTTGCTTATATAAATTTgagattagggctggggatgtggctcaagcggtagcgagctcgcctggcatgcgtgcggcccgggttcgatcctcagcaccacatacaaaaaaaaaaacaacaaagatgttgtgtccgccaataactaaaaaataaatattaaaattctctctccctctctctctctctctctctcactctctctttaaaaaaaatttgagatcaacactttaataaaatagaagcagAGCAATGTTACCACTTATCTTTCTCTGTGCCTATCCCAGGAAACCTCAGCCTATCCTGTGAGTAGaagttaaacaaatatttaaaatatattggctTTAAAATATATTGGCTTGGAGGATGTCAAATTATTAGCTTTACTGGGGTCTTTACTTGTTGTAATCTGGCACTGCTCCTTTCCTTGTACCCACCTGAAGTACCATTGTTTCCTCCCAACAGCAAGTTATGTTTTAGTATAtttgcagaggcaggaggatagactTATagattgagggttttttttcatttctttacataACTTCTTCCCTGGTCCTCTCTGAATATCTTTATTAGAGAAACCAGCTAGAATTTATTTGATACCTTTATTCTGATTCTCTCCATACTCTCTCTATGCTCTTTTTCTTCATGTCTCCTTCTAGATGTCTAATAACTAATCCTTTCTGTAGTCTTAATAACTGATAGGTAGTTAGCTTCTGAAGGAAACAATTATTACCTGGTTGGAAGGCTAAAACAAGAAAGGCTCTGTAATTAACACTTTTTAGTAGCAGGGAAACCTGATTCTTTCTGGAGATTAGGGAAGAAGTGCATGGGAAGGAAGGCTGTGTTAATGGAGCCAGTAGAGGACGGGGCAGCAGTGTATTGATTGACTTTATTCAGAATTGTTTCCCCAGGAATCTTAGTTTTCTATGGGAAAGGAGATCAAGGATCACTTATATAGAACTGTCAGGGAAAGACCATGAAATATTCATAAGGAGTATCATGAAAATTGGCCCTCTTGGTTTCACTGGTATTGCTAGCTGCCTTTAGGGAAGATGTGAATCTCAGTCAGAACAGATAAATATATGTCTTAGGTTTCTTCTGAATTTTCACTTGGTACTCCATTTCCATGCACATGGAGCCACAGGTGCAAGTGTTCTATGAAATGTTCAAGGTAATAGCCAGATAAACTTAATATGATTAAATATAATCAAGTTAACATTTAGTTTAGCTAATAGGTCTTCAGGATGGAGATATATTATGAACATTTTACAAAGTGGTATATCTTAAGAGGAGGTATTTTAGCATAAAATTTGGGTAAAGACATAGAAGGGGAGGGAAATTCAGATAAACACAGAAAGAGTAAAATCTTGGGGGAAAAGGACAAGTATAAAATGGGTTGGGGACAACTAATAATGTGGAAAGggaaaaatggatgaaagaaaaaaaagatagaatgGGGCCAACATCATGGGGCATGTGGTGATAGAAGGAAAGTGCAACCTTTATTGTTTCTTGAAACAATTTGCCATAGAAGATCTATATGCAAATGAAGCACCAAGGGCCAGAAGTCATTCCTATGCCAGTGAGTATTCTCTAGGAGAACTTGCTGAAGAGTATAGCAGTTGAGAAAATCATGATGTCTTCTAATCTCTGCACATACTCAGGGATGCTTTCTATTTCTGTCACTTTCAGCAGATACAAAAGCCACTATAGAAAGAACCATAATGTTTATCATGACTCACACCAACTTTACTATCTTCCATCCTGGAGTTTTTGTCTTACTCGGCATCCCTGGGTTGGAGGCTTATCACATTTGGTTGTCAATACCCCTTTGCCTCATGTATATCACTGCACTCCTGGGGAACAGCATGCTGATAGTGGTCATCATCACAGAACGTAATCTTCATGAGcccatgtatttcttcctgtCTATGTTGGCCATCACTGATATCCTGCTATCAACCACTACTGTACCCAAGGCCCTAGCCATCTTTTGGCTGCATGCTCATGACATTACCTTTGATGCCTGTGTCACCCAAGTCTTCTTTGTCCACACAATGTTTGTGGGGGAGTCGGCCATCTTGTTAGCCATGGCCTTTGACCGCTTTGTGGCCATATGTGCCCCTCTGAGATATACAACCGTGCTAACATGGCCTGCTGTAGGAAGGATTGCTGTGGCCATTGTCATTCGAAGCTTCTGCATCATCTTCCCAGTGATCTTCTTGCTAAAGCGACTACCCTTCTGTCAAACCAATATCATCCCCCATTCATACTGTGAGCATATTGGAGTGGCCCGCTTAGCCTGTGCTGACATTACTGTTAACATCTGGTATGGCTTCTCAGTGCCTATTGTCATGGTCATCTTCGATGTTATTCTCATTGCTGTGTCTTACTCACTGATCCTCCAAGCAGTATTTCGTTTGCCCTCCCAGGATGCTCGGCACAAGGCCCTCAGCACTTGTGGGTCTCACCTCTGTATCATCCTCATGTTTTATGTCCCATCATTCTTTACCTTATTGACCCACCGCTTTGGCCATAACATTCCACGACATGTCCATATACTGCTGGCCAATCTTTATGTAGTGGTGCCACCAATGCTCAACCCTATTGTCTATGGTGTGAAGACTAAGCAGATTAGGGAGAGTGTAATTCACTGGTTCTTTGGCATCAAGACTTGGTGCTGTGCCTCCCCTTTAGGCTGATGAGTCCCCAAGAATTTTCATGCCCAGCTCCTTCTAGGAAACTAGGTGTG
This portion of the Ictidomys tridecemlineatus isolate mIctTri1 chromosome 4, mIctTri1.hap1, whole genome shotgun sequence genome encodes:
- the Or52b2 gene encoding olfactory receptor 52B2, translating into MFIMTHTNFTIFHPGVFVLLGIPGLEAYHIWLSIPLCLMYITALLGNSMLIVVIITERNLHEPMYFFLSMLAITDILLSTTTVPKALAIFWLHAHDITFDACVTQVFFVHTMFVGESAILLAMAFDRFVAICAPLRYTTVLTWPAVGRIAVAIVIRSFCIIFPVIFLLKRLPFCQTNIIPHSYCEHIGVARLACADITVNIWYGFSVPIVMVIFDVILIAVSYSLILQAVFRLPSQDARHKALSTCGSHLCIILMFYVPSFFTLLTHRFGHNIPRHVHILLANLYVVVPPMLNPIVYGVKTKQIRESVIHWFFGIKTWCCASPLG